A genomic window from Winogradskyella sp. J14-2 includes:
- a CDS encoding anti-sigma factor produces MIKKTFLGLLAFSFFAVSCSSDDDNNTSTTSDLTLNLQGLEALGSDYVYEGWIIVNGQPVSTGTFTSVTFPQTFPVNTEQLDNATTFVLSIEPAVDPDPAPADTKILVGDFNGTIATVNTDIVGDFSNASGAFFLRTPTDEMGMNNGNDENGVWFGTPGMPPTPNFVLPTLPAGWAYEGWVVGDSGPLSTGVFTAFNSADNAAPFSGPAGGPPVPGEDFFENAPTGETFPLDVRGRTVVISVEPVPDDSPAPFVLKPLVGTAGNETAPATHSLGANLGSLPIGSVTRN; encoded by the coding sequence ATGATTAAAAAAACATTTTTAGGATTACTGGCATTTAGTTTTTTTGCAGTGTCCTGTAGTAGTGATGACGATAATAATACGTCTACAACATCAGATTTAACTCTAAATTTACAAGGATTAGAAGCTTTAGGAAGTGATTATGTTTACGAAGGTTGGATAATTGTAAACGGACAACCAGTAAGTACAGGTACTTTTACTAGTGTTACTTTTCCACAAACATTTCCTGTAAATACTGAACAATTAGATAATGCAACAACATTTGTATTGTCTATTGAGCCAGCTGTAGATCCTGATCCTGCACCAGCAGATACAAAGATACTGGTTGGAGATTTTAATGGAACTATAGCTACAGTTAATACAGATATTGTTGGTGATTTTTCTAATGCTTCAGGTGCATTCTTTTTAAGAACTCCAACAGATGAAATGGGAATGAACAACGGTAATGACGAAAATGGAGTTTGGTTTGGTACACCAGGAATGCCGCCAACTCCTAATTTTGTATTGCCAACATTACCAGCTGGTTGGGCTTACGAAGGGTGGGTAGTCGGAGACTCTGGACCTTTAAGTACAGGCGTTTTCACAGCATTTAACTCTGCTGACAATGCAGCACCATTTAGTGGGCCAGCAGGAGGACCACCAGTACCTGGAGAAGACTTTTTTGAGAATGCACCAACAGGTGAAACATTTCCTCTAGATGTTAGAGGGCGTACTGTGGTAATATCAGTAGAACCAGTACCAGACGACTCACCAGCACCTTTTGTTTTAAAGCCATTAGTTGGTACTGCAGGTAATGAGACTGCACCTGCTACGCACAGCTTAGGTGCTAACTTAGGTTCTTTGCCAATAGGTTCAGTAACCAGAAATTAA
- a CDS encoding SsrA-binding protein, which translates to MRRNIFKVIAKINKAILPSYSKKQLDLSKASKFQLAIIGWRAYVTKNALD; encoded by the coding sequence ATGAGGAGAAATATCTTTAAGGTAATTGCAAAAATCAACAAAGCGATACTTCCTAGTTACTCTAAGAAGCAATTAGACCTAAGTAAAGCGAGTAAATTTCAACTTGCTATTATAGGTTGGCGAGCATATGTTACCAAGAATGCTTTAGACTAA
- a CDS encoding endonuclease, producing the protein MKRFLIVPVIFICQISWSQVLVINELDPDSPSTDTAEFVELKSQTPNFSTDGYILVFFNGSSSGADSSYMVIDLNGYQTDNNGLLVIGSEGVYPFPQLLISENVIQNGADAVGIYQASVNDFPEGTLATQANLIDAMVYGTNDPDDTVLMGLLGETVQYNDNGTNATERSIQRFVDGMGVESYSAATPTPRRENDGSGTAINPIQISVVETQYDEGASFDITFTAEVNVTSDLNFTISLNNFGFNTSDYTGNTNLTILSGTNSTSTTITLTDDSDDEGDEVMRIQFTDLEEPIVPGNNFVEVRVVDNDFTVAAWGTPTNPTTGIVQSTQPDGYYDSLDGLSDLALRQALQDIIADPNVVRAQTYADVIDILMEADQNPANSNQVWLLYIEEGRAKLDLQTGSSNSGKWNREHTFPRSRGGFFDIEEDEVADGIDVFWTTEADSLRHGNSDAHALRAADAAENSSRGNQHYGQYIGPSGTLGSFRGDVARSVLYMEIRYNGLEVVNGFPTTTGQLGDLATLLDWHRNDPPDDFEMNRNNVVYTWQFNRNPFIDQPDLVEYIWGNNVGDVWDQQLSVDENELQGVSLYPNPTSGRLYINTTNAVNVEVYSVEGKRLRQYSAIDGYLDLDLASGLYLVKLETEKGSMTKKIIVE; encoded by the coding sequence ATGAAACGTTTTTTAATAGTTCCAGTAATATTTATATGTCAGATCTCTTGGAGTCAGGTTTTAGTTATTAATGAGTTAGATCCGGATTCGCCAAGTACAGATACAGCAGAATTTGTAGAGTTAAAGTCGCAGACACCAAATTTTTCCACTGATGGTTACATTTTAGTGTTTTTCAATGGGTCTTCAAGTGGTGCAGATTCTAGTTATATGGTAATTGATTTAAACGGTTATCAAACTGATAATAATGGATTATTGGTAATTGGTAGCGAGGGTGTATATCCTTTTCCTCAGTTGTTAATATCAGAAAATGTTATCCAGAACGGAGCTGATGCTGTTGGCATTTATCAGGCTTCAGTAAACGATTTTCCTGAAGGTACTCTCGCAACTCAAGCAAATCTAATTGACGCTATGGTTTATGGAACTAACGATCCCGACGATACGGTGCTAATGGGTTTGTTGGGAGAAACTGTTCAATATAACGATAATGGTACTAATGCTACAGAGAGATCTATTCAACGCTTTGTGGATGGTATGGGAGTAGAGTCTTATTCTGCTGCAACACCAACACCAAGACGTGAAAATGATGGTTCTGGTACAGCTATAAATCCTATTCAGATTTCTGTTGTAGAAACACAATATGATGAAGGTGCTTCTTTTGATATTACTTTTACTGCTGAAGTAAATGTTACTTCAGATTTGAACTTTACAATTAGCCTTAATAATTTTGGTTTTAATACTTCAGATTATACCGGAAATACCAACCTTACTATTTTAAGTGGAACCAATTCAACTTCCACAACCATAACATTAACGGATGACTCTGATGATGAAGGTGATGAAGTGATGCGAATTCAATTTACGGATTTAGAAGAGCCAATTGTTCCTGGCAATAACTTTGTAGAAGTTAGGGTTGTGGACAACGATTTTACAGTTGCAGCATGGGGAACACCAACAAACCCAACAACTGGAATTGTACAGAGTACACAGCCAGATGGGTACTATGACAGTTTAGATGGTTTGTCGGATTTGGCATTAAGACAAGCATTACAAGATATTATTGCAGATCCTAATGTGGTGAGGGCACAAACCTATGCTGATGTCATCGATATTTTAATGGAAGCAGATCAAAATCCAGCAAACAGCAATCAGGTTTGGTTGCTTTACATAGAAGAAGGTAGAGCAAAGCTAGATTTACAAACAGGAAGTAGTAACTCAGGTAAATGGAACAGAGAGCACACATTTCCACGTTCTAGAGGTGGTTTTTTTGATATTGAAGAAGACGAAGTTGCCGATGGTATTGATGTATTTTGGACAACAGAAGCAGACTCGCTTCGCCACGGAAACTCAGATGCCCATGCCCTGAGAGCAGCAGATGCTGCTGAAAACAGTTCTCGAGGAAATCAGCATTATGGACAGTATATTGGTCCAAGTGGAACATTAGGCAGTTTTAGAGGTGATGTGGCGCGAAGTGTATTGTATATGGAAATTAGATATAATGGACTTGAAGTGGTAAATGGATTTCCTACAACAACAGGGCAATTAGGTGATTTAGCAACTCTATTAGATTGGCACAGAAATGATCCGCCAGACGATTTTGAAATGAATAGAAATAACGTGGTGTACACGTGGCAGTTTAACAGAAATCCATTTATAGATCAACCCGATTTGGTGGAGTATATTTGGGGCAATAACGTTGGAGATGTTTGGGATCAGCAACTCAGTGTAGATGAAAATGAATTACAAGGTGTTTCGCTGTATCCTAACCCAACATCTGGAAGATTGTACATAAACACAACCAATGCAGTAAATGTTGAGGTATATTCTGTCGAAGGAAAACGATTAAGACAATATAGTGCTATAGATGGTTACTTGGATTTAGATTTAGCTTCTGGTTTGTATTTGGTAAAACTTGAAACTGAAAAAGGATCTATGACAAAGAAAATTATTGTTGAATAA
- a CDS encoding M56 family metallopeptidase, which translates to MEYLLKASAVVCIFYICYQLLLKRETFFNHNRWFLLLGLVIALIFPLIVIPISIPVETIASPQIAFQVSEATTDKAPVTIEETFNWMSLLPILYIIGFSVLFLQFLFQFGSLIRLLLKNPKDKDGIYTYVIVNHKISPFSFFKWIVYNPKDFSNEELELILMHEKVHVNQMHSLDVLFSQLACVIFWFNPLIWFYKKEVHQNLEYIADRETQATTKNEKAYQHLLLKTSIYNTNNSLSNNFYNSQIKNRIIMLHKSKSHQKKQLRYLLILPLLAGLLMSMNTEKVYVNEITTTKNTNETIEFLVTKNSTDTELKAMSKAIEDKGGTLVFSQIKRNSNNELIDIFVKFYNRSYGGGNAETPIEDFIIYKEFFDDYAGYVGSPQNATFHFDRDKKQNESDYRALQKRAISKMKVLGMQHKDLSTKKEEKPKSKKSEKQKVKQESIASEKEFIITTINKNTTDAELESIKEKLNQEGVTIKIKGIKRNKKGEIRAIKIEAKSKNSSTKYQISSDDEAIEPIHIAFDKEHSTITISNKDHKTKKHSYIIKTEDGDKHKIQKTGNSNNVFVISKEKVNQVKGDTMYVVVDKDKRAKTIEVIAEDDDEVEVILEEKIGNNVWISDENITKEDDIIIIQNAYDDENMFISTSNGKDPLFMVNDKEVSKDKFIKMKPKNIESVTVLKDKSAIEKYGDKAKNGVIIIKTKKD; encoded by the coding sequence ATGGAATATCTATTAAAAGCATCGGCCGTTGTTTGCATATTCTACATATGTTATCAGCTATTATTAAAACGAGAAACTTTTTTTAACCATAACCGTTGGTTTTTGTTACTGGGTTTAGTCATTGCATTAATATTTCCATTAATTGTTATACCAATTAGTATTCCTGTTGAAACTATTGCATCACCACAAATTGCATTTCAAGTGAGCGAGGCAACAACCGATAAAGCACCTGTTACAATAGAAGAAACATTTAATTGGATGTCATTACTACCAATCCTATACATCATTGGTTTTAGCGTTTTATTTCTTCAGTTTTTATTTCAGTTTGGGTCACTTATTAGACTACTACTTAAAAACCCAAAGGACAAGGATGGTATTTACACTTATGTTATTGTAAATCACAAAATTTCTCCGTTTTCATTTTTTAAATGGATAGTTTATAATCCAAAAGACTTTAGTAACGAAGAATTAGAACTCATATTAATGCACGAGAAGGTTCACGTTAACCAAATGCATTCTTTAGACGTTCTTTTTTCTCAACTAGCATGCGTAATCTTTTGGTTCAATCCACTGATATGGTTTTACAAAAAAGAAGTGCATCAAAATCTTGAATATATCGCAGATCGTGAAACGCAAGCTACTACAAAGAATGAAAAAGCCTACCAGCATCTACTACTAAAAACCAGTATATATAACACAAATAATTCATTATCAAATAATTTTTATAATTCACAAATCAAAAATCGAATCATTATGTTACACAAATCTAAATCACATCAGAAAAAACAGTTGAGATATCTATTGATTCTTCCACTTTTAGCAGGTTTATTAATGAGTATGAATACCGAAAAAGTGTATGTAAACGAAATCACCACAACCAAAAACACAAATGAAACGATTGAGTTTTTAGTCACTAAAAACTCAACAGACACAGAATTAAAAGCCATGTCTAAAGCGATTGAGGACAAAGGAGGAACGCTAGTGTTTAGCCAAATAAAACGAAACTCAAATAATGAGCTTATTGATATTTTTGTAAAATTCTACAATCGTAGTTATGGTGGTGGAAATGCAGAAACTCCAATTGAAGATTTTATTATTTACAAAGAGTTTTTTGATGATTATGCCGGCTATGTAGGCAGTCCCCAAAATGCCACTTTTCATTTTGATAGGGACAAAAAACAAAATGAATCTGACTATAGAGCACTACAAAAAAGAGCTATCTCTAAAATGAAAGTTCTCGGCATGCAACATAAGGATCTTTCTACTAAAAAAGAAGAAAAACCGAAATCTAAAAAGTCTGAAAAACAAAAAGTAAAGCAGGAGTCTATAGCTTCGGAAAAAGAGTTTATTATAACAACTATAAATAAAAACACTACAGATGCTGAACTAGAAAGCATAAAAGAAAAACTCAATCAAGAAGGTGTTACCATAAAAATAAAAGGAATTAAACGCAACAAAAAAGGCGAAATTAGAGCTATAAAAATTGAAGCCAAATCCAAAAACTCAAGTACCAAATATCAAATAAGCTCTGATGACGAAGCCATAGAACCAATACACATTGCTTTTGATAAAGAGCACAGCACTATTACTATTAGCAACAAAGATCACAAAACAAAAAAGCATTCTTACATCATAAAAACTGAGGATGGAGATAAGCACAAAATTCAAAAAACAGGGAACAGTAACAATGTATTTGTAATTAGCAAAGAGAAAGTTAACCAAGTTAAAGGCGACACCATGTATGTTGTTGTAGATAAAGACAAAAGAGCAAAGACTATAGAGGTCATCGCTGAAGATGATGATGAAGTTGAGGTTATTTTAGAAGAAAAAATCGGAAACAATGTGTGGATAAGTGATGAGAATATAACCAAAGAAGACGATATAATTATTATTCAAAATGCTTATGACGACGAAAACATGTTTATTTCAACATCTAATGGTAAGGATCCATTGTTTATGGTAAACGATAAGGAAGTCTCTAAAGATAAATTTATAAAAATGAAACCAAAAAATATTGAGTCTGTAACAGTTCTTAAAGATAAGTCTGCGATAGAAAAATATGGTGATAAAGCCAAAAATGGAGTAATTATTATAAAAACCAAAAAGGATTAA
- a CDS encoding BlaI/MecI/CopY family transcriptional regulator produces MQKLTNKEEEIMHILWKLEKAFVKDVLAEIETDKPHYNTLSTIIRNLEEKGYVSYNAYGKTHQYYPIISKEDYKKRFMNTAIENYFNSSYKNVVSFFAKEEKISVEELKEIIEIIENKK; encoded by the coding sequence ATGCAGAAACTCACTAATAAAGAAGAAGAAATAATGCACATTTTATGGAAGCTAGAAAAAGCTTTTGTTAAAGATGTATTGGCAGAAATAGAAACAGACAAACCACACTACAACACTTTATCAACCATAATTAGAAATCTGGAAGAAAAAGGGTATGTGAGTTATAACGCCTACGGCAAAACACACCAGTACTATCCTATTATATCTAAGGAAGATTACAAAAAGCGTTTTATGAATACTGCTATTGAGAACTACTTTAACAGTTCTTATAAAAACGTCGTGTCCTTTTTTGCGAAAGAGGAAAAAATTAGTGTTGAAGAGCTGAAGGAGATAATTGAAATTATAGAAAACAAAAAGTAA
- a CDS encoding calcium/sodium antiporter, whose amino-acid sequence MSVFLVIAGLALLVVGGDFLVRASVGLSFKLKISKLVIGMTVVSFATSAPELLVSLQAAFDGITDIALGNVIGSNIANIGLVLGITAIISPLVVDRDFYRLNWPMMMLVSFALYCFLKNDGLLSALEGAVLFIALIVFLVILIRSSRKTIKANLDEVDDALAEVSNFKIVIWLIIGAAGLYFGSEWLVQGAKDLAKAVGISDYAISVTVIAIGTSVPELAASVIAALKREKAISLGNLIGSNIFNIASVLGLTAVIKPIAVNPETPEILSTNIFWMIAFAAILVPLMLIPKRFVIGRYKGMLLFGAYMVFIFLALK is encoded by the coding sequence ATGAGTGTATTTCTTGTTATAGCAGGCTTAGCATTGTTGGTTGTTGGTGGTGATTTTTTGGTAAGAGCATCTGTGGGATTATCCTTTAAGTTGAAAATCTCTAAGCTTGTTATTGGTATGACAGTGGTGTCTTTTGCAACGTCTGCACCAGAGCTTTTGGTGAGTTTACAAGCCGCTTTTGATGGTATTACAGATATTGCATTGGGTAACGTTATAGGGTCTAATATTGCCAATATAGGCTTGGTTTTAGGTATAACAGCAATTATTTCTCCATTAGTTGTAGATCGCGATTTTTATCGGCTAAATTGGCCAATGATGATGTTGGTATCGTTTGCGCTATATTGTTTTTTGAAGAATGATGGATTGCTTTCTGCATTAGAAGGAGCAGTTCTTTTTATAGCTTTAATTGTATTTTTGGTTATACTTATTAGAAGTTCTAGAAAAACAATAAAGGCAAATTTAGATGAGGTTGACGATGCTTTGGCAGAGGTGTCTAACTTTAAGATTGTGATATGGCTTATTATTGGTGCTGCAGGACTATATTTTGGATCAGAGTGGCTTGTACAAGGAGCAAAAGACCTTGCAAAAGCGGTTGGTATAAGTGACTATGCAATTTCTGTAACGGTTATTGCTATTGGTACCAGTGTGCCAGAATTGGCAGCTTCCGTAATAGCGGCTTTAAAACGAGAGAAGGCCATTTCTTTAGGAAATTTAATTGGCTCTAACATATTTAATATTGCTTCGGTATTGGGTTTAACGGCTGTAATTAAGCCTATTGCCGTAAATCCTGAAACACCAGAAATCTTATCAACTAATATCTTTTGGATGATTGCTTTTGCGGCAATATTGGTGCCGTTAATGCTTATTCCAAAACGATTTGTTATTGGGCGTTACAAAGGCATGTTGTTATTTGGAGCTTACATGGTTTTTATCTTTTTAGCTTTAAAATAG
- a CDS encoding glutamine synthetase beta-grasp domain-containing protein — MSKSKLEYIWLDGYKPTQNMRSKTKVEDNFSGKLEDCPIWSFDGSSTRQAEGGSSDCLLKPVAIYPDPARKDGYLVMTEVLNPDGTPHPSNGRATIDDDDNDFWFGFEQEYFIMDKKTQLPLGFPVGGYPAPQGLYYCSVGGRNTHGRDLVEEHADLCIAAGLNFEGINQEVASGQWEFQLFAKGAKKAGDEIWVARYLLDRLTEKYGYYIEYHPKPLGKEMDWNGSGMHANFSNTTLRTCGDKATYEKICEAFRPVVKEHIEVYGEFNDQRLTGEHETQSIDEFSFGISDRGASIRIPIITVEKGWKGWLEDRRPASNADPYKVAGRIVKTVKSADV; from the coding sequence ATGAGTAAATCTAAATTAGAGTACATATGGCTAGATGGTTATAAGCCAACTCAAAACATGAGAAGCAAAACTAAAGTTGAAGACAATTTTAGTGGAAAACTAGAAGACTGCCCAATTTGGTCTTTTGATGGAAGTTCTACAAGACAAGCCGAAGGTGGATCGTCGGATTGCTTATTAAAACCAGTTGCAATCTATCCTGATCCTGCCAGAAAGGATGGCTACCTAGTAATGACAGAGGTTTTAAATCCAGATGGCACTCCACATCCTTCTAATGGTAGAGCTACTATTGATGATGACGACAATGATTTTTGGTTTGGGTTTGAGCAAGAGTACTTTATTATGGATAAGAAAACGCAATTACCTTTAGGATTTCCTGTTGGTGGTTACCCTGCACCTCAAGGCTTATATTATTGTTCTGTAGGTGGTAGAAATACTCACGGTAGAGATTTAGTTGAAGAGCATGCGGATCTATGTATTGCTGCCGGATTAAATTTTGAAGGTATTAACCAAGAAGTTGCCTCTGGTCAGTGGGAATTTCAATTGTTTGCAAAAGGTGCAAAAAAGGCTGGTGACGAAATTTGGGTAGCGCGTTATTTATTAGATCGTTTAACCGAAAAATATGGTTATTATATTGAATATCACCCTAAACCATTAGGTAAAGAAATGGACTGGAATGGCTCTGGTATGCACGCTAACTTTTCTAACACTACATTAAGAACGTGTGGCGACAAGGCTACTTACGAGAAAATATGTGAAGCATTTAGACCTGTTGTTAAAGAACACATCGAAGTATATGGCGAATTTAATGACCAACGATTAACCGGTGAGCATGAAACACAATCTATAGATGAGTTTAGCTTTGGTATTTCTGATAGAGGTGCCTCAATTCGTATACCAATTATTACTGTAGAAAAAGGCTGGAAAGGTTGGTTAGAAGATCGTAGACCTGCTTCCAATGCAGATCCTTATAAAGTAGCAGGCAGAATTGTAAAGACAGTAAAAAGTGCAGATGTTTAA
- a CDS encoding glutamine synthetase III: MSTLRFFAVKESLKREPLKIDESKRRSEVFGANVFNENAMRQYLTKEALSSIMEAITKGTKIDRVLADHISTGMKEWAISKGATHYTHWFQPLTGATAEKHDAFFETIGDGMAIEKFGGSQLVQQEPDASSFPHGGIRNTFEARGYTAWDPTSPAFVYGTTLCIPTVFVSYTGEALDYKTPLLRALQAVDKAAVAVCKYFDKNVRKVTASLGWEQEYFLIDNALATSRPDIVLTGRTLLGHSPAKGQQLDDHYFGSIPARAMSYMRDLENECMLLGIPVKTRHNEVAPNQFELAPIFEEANLAVDHNSLLMDVMQKVAKRHNFSVLMHEKPFAGVNGSGKHNNWSLSTDTGINLLSPGKTPMSNLQFLTFFINTIKAVQIYEELLRAAIASASNDHRLGANEAPPAIISVFIGSQLTKVLEELETVTKGKLSPQEKTDLKLNVVGKIPEILLDNTDRNRTSPFAFTGNKFEFRAVGSKANCANPMTVLNTIVAKQLMDFKEEVDVLIDKKSMKKDDAIFNVLREYIKTSKAILFEGNGYSEAWQKEAKKRGLSNNKTTPEALKVKVSKPSIELFKNLGVMNEVESKARYEIEMEEYILHVQIESRVIGDIARNHVVPTAVRYQNILIENVKGLKAIYGEQFRDFAKEQLNIIEQISKHIEAINSLVTNMIEDRKNLNAQNNIEKKAKGYCNKIKPLFDDIRYHCDKLELMIDDELWPLTKYRELLFTK; this comes from the coding sequence ATGTCAACATTGAGATTTTTCGCAGTTAAAGAATCATTAAAAAGAGAGCCATTAAAAATAGATGAGTCCAAAAGACGCTCAGAAGTATTTGGTGCAAACGTGTTTAATGAAAATGCCATGCGCCAATATTTAACTAAAGAAGCCTTATCGAGTATTATGGAAGCCATAACGAAAGGGACAAAAATAGACCGTGTATTAGCAGACCATATATCTACAGGAATGAAAGAATGGGCTATATCTAAAGGAGCAACGCACTATACGCACTGGTTTCAGCCTTTAACAGGTGCAACGGCAGAGAAGCATGATGCCTTTTTTGAAACTATAGGAGATGGAATGGCTATTGAAAAGTTTGGTGGTAGTCAGTTGGTACAACAAGAACCTGATGCGTCGAGTTTTCCGCATGGTGGTATAAGAAACACATTTGAAGCAAGAGGTTACACAGCTTGGGACCCAACATCTCCTGCGTTTGTATACGGCACAACATTGTGTATTCCTACCGTTTTTGTGTCTTATACAGGTGAAGCTTTAGATTATAAGACGCCTCTATTAAGAGCCTTACAAGCTGTTGATAAGGCTGCAGTTGCCGTTTGTAAATATTTTGATAAAAATGTGAGGAAAGTAACTGCTTCTTTAGGTTGGGAACAAGAATATTTTTTAATAGATAATGCTTTGGCAACTTCAAGACCAGATATTGTGCTCACAGGCAGAACTTTACTTGGGCATTCTCCTGCAAAGGGGCAACAATTAGATGACCATTATTTTGGTAGTATTCCTGCTCGAGCAATGTCGTACATGAGAGACTTAGAAAATGAATGTATGCTTCTCGGTATTCCTGTAAAAACTAGACACAATGAGGTGGCGCCAAATCAATTTGAGTTAGCGCCAATTTTTGAGGAAGCTAACCTTGCGGTAGATCATAATTCGTTGTTAATGGATGTAATGCAGAAGGTGGCTAAACGTCATAATTTTAGTGTGCTAATGCACGAAAAACCGTTTGCAGGTGTTAATGGGTCTGGTAAACATAATAACTGGAGTCTTAGTACGGATACTGGAATTAATCTTTTGTCTCCGGGAAAAACTCCAATGAGTAACTTACAATTTCTAACCTTTTTTATTAATACTATAAAGGCTGTACAAATTTACGAGGAGTTATTAAGAGCAGCTATTGCATCTGCGAGTAATGATCATCGTTTAGGAGCCAACGAAGCACCTCCAGCAATAATCTCAGTTTTTATTGGTTCGCAATTAACTAAAGTTTTAGAAGAATTAGAAACAGTTACTAAAGGTAAGTTATCACCTCAAGAGAAAACAGATTTAAAGCTAAATGTGGTGGGTAAAATTCCTGAAATACTTCTAGATAATACAGATAGAAACAGAACCTCTCCCTTTGCATTTACGGGTAACAAGTTTGAGTTTAGAGCAGTAGGTTCTAAGGCAAATTGTGCAAACCCTATGACCGTATTAAACACCATTGTTGCCAAGCAATTAATGGATTTTAAGGAAGAAGTTGATGTGTTGATTGATAAGAAATCGATGAAGAAAGATGATGCTATTTTTAATGTGTTGAGAGAATATATCAAAACATCAAAAGCGATCCTTTTTGAAGGAAACGGCTACAGCGAGGCGTGGCAAAAAGAAGCAAAAAAGCGAGGCCTTAGTAACAATAAAACAACTCCAGAAGCCCTAAAAGTCAAGGTTTCAAAACCGTCAATAGAGTTGTTTAAAAACCTTGGTGTTATGAATGAAGTGGAGTCTAAAGCGCGTTACGAAATAGAAATGGAAGAGTATATACTTCATGTTCAAATAGAAAGTAGGGTTATTGGTGATATTGCTCGTAATCATGTGGTCCCAACAGCAGTAAGATATCAAAATATACTTATCGAAAATGTTAAAGGACTTAAAGCTATTTATGGAGAGCAGTTTAGGGATTTTGCAAAAGAACAATTAAATATCATCGAACAAATATCTAAACATATTGAGGCTATAAACTCTTTAGTAACCAACATGATTGAAGACAGAAAAAACTTAAATGCTCAAAATAATATTGAAAAGAAAGCCAAAGGGTATTGCAACAAGATAAAACCGCTTTTTGATGATATAAGATACCACTGTGATAAGTTAGAACTTATGATAGACGATGAGTTGTGGCCACTTACTAAATACAGAGAGTTATTATTTACCAAATAA